From the genome of Populus alba chromosome 10, ASM523922v2, whole genome shotgun sequence, one region includes:
- the LOC118057900 gene encoding lipid phosphate phosphatase 2 produces the protein MAWRNMMSYFSLPDFRGIFQGRVREAGMGTHTIKSHGAKLARDHMHDWLILLLLVVIEVILYVIHPFYRFVGKDMMTDLKYPMKENTVPVWTVPLYAVLLPVAVFLLVYIRRKDVYDLHHSILGLLFSVLITAVITDAIKNAVGRPRPDFFWRCFPDGKDLYDRWGNVICHGKGSDVKEGHKSFPSGHTSWSFAGLGFLSLYLSGKIKAFDRKGHVGKLCIVFLPLLAASLVAISRVDDYWHHWQDVFAGGLLGLVVATFCYSQFFPPPYTDEGWGPYAYFRALEESRSNTNAGQSMNALDLQPMNARVVSQQGRQNGDDFASLEVLESGRM, from the exons ATGGCGTGGAGGAACATGATGTCATATTTCTCTCTCCCGGATTTCCGTGGTATCTTCCAG GGCAGAGTGAGGGAGGCGGGGATGGGTACACACACTATCAAATCTCATGGAGCCAAACTTGCGAGGGATCACATGCACGATTGGCTTATTTTACTGCTACTTGTGGTGATTGAGGTCATTCTCTACGTAATCCATCCATTTTACCGGTTCGTGGGAAAGGATATGATGACAGACCTGAAATATCCCATGAAAGAGAACACGGTACCTGTATGGACCGTGCCT TTGTATGCAGTTTTGTTGCCCGTTGctgttttccttttagtttaCATTAGAAGAAAAGACGTCTATGATCTGCATCACAGCATCTTAG GCCTCTTATTTTCTGTGCTGATTACTGCTGTCATCACGGATGCAATAAAAAATGCTGTCGGCAGGCCTCGACCGGACTTCTTTTGGCGTTGCTTTCCTGACGGGAAGGAT CTCTATGATAGGTGGGGAAATGTAATATGTCATGGTAAAGGAAGTGACGTTAAGGAAGGACATAAAAGCTTCCCAAGCGGTCATACTTCAT GGTCCTTTGCTGGATTAGGTTTTCTCTCACTGTACCTATCTGGAAAAATCAAGGCATTTGATCGGAAAGGGCACGTGGGAAAACTATgcattgtttttcttcctctaCTTGCTGCGTCTCTTGTCGCCATCTCTCGAGTTGATGATTACTGGCATCATTGGCAAGATGTGTTCGCTGGAGGCCTTCTAG GGCTGGTTGTGGCAACATTCTGCTATTCACAGTTTTTCCCACCCCCTTACACCGATGAAG GATGGGGACCTTATGCATATTTCCGGGCTTTGGAGGAGTCACGTTCCAATACAAATGCAGGGCAGTCTATGAATGCACTCGATTTGCAGCCCATGAATGCTCGTGTCGTGAGTCAACAAGGCAGGCAAAACGGAGATGACTTTGCCTCCTTGGAGGTATTGGAATCCGGAAGGATGTGA